In the genome of Candidatus Sulfotelmatobacter sp., the window TCCGAAAGGAGTCTCGAGAATCGTTCGGGGGCACGCCGAGCCGAGCCGCGAGAGTTTCGAGCTCGGCGGTGGCGAGCACACGGGAAGCCACCGCGAACACGGTGGCTTCCTCCTTCTGAATGTGCAGTCGGAGCAGGTCCACGAAGTCGCGCAGCTCCACTCGCACCCGACCATCGCGCACCATTCCGGCCGGCGAGTCGAGCAGCGCGCTCAAGTCCCCCAGCATCTGGCGCAGCTCCGCGTGCTCCGCCTCTAGCGGACCAAGCGTCACGCTCGCCATTGGCAGCGTTCGAGCCAGCACGGGGAACAACACGTCCTCCTCGGACCGCATGTGGGTCGCGAACTGGCGCTCGAGGTGCTCGATCAGTTCGCGCACCGCCGGCTCCCGAATCGAACCCGCCGGCCCCATGCCGGTGTTCGACGCGCGCTCGAGATCCTCGAGCCGCTCGAGGACGCCAGCGTGGTCCTCGCGAAGCCTCTGAAACGCATCCACCGGCTTGATGCCCTCCCCCCGAGCCGGGTGGTCGGCCCCGTCTCAAGGAAAGGATCGACGCCGGCGCCGGACCCGGGTATGACGCGGGTCATATCCGGAGCCGATTTCCTGCCCGGCCCCCGGTGGGGGAAAATGCTCACGATGCAGGTTGGTACCCGGTTTCACCGTCAGGAGATACCCGTGTCCCAGCGAACTCCCGGGCCGGCCGAAGGCTCGCGTAACGCGCTGATGA includes:
- a CDS encoding hemerythrin domain-containing protein, producing MDAFQRLREDHAGVLERLEDLERASNTGMGPAGSIREPAVRELIEHLERQFATHMRSEEDVLFPVLARTLPMASVTLGPLEAEHAELRQMLGDLSALLDSPAGMVRDGRVRVELRDFVDLLRLHIQKEEATVFAVASRVLATAELETLAARLGVPPNDSRDSFRRTSA